The sequence GGGGCGGACTACCAGCAGGAAGTGGACCTCCTCTCGCTTTTCAAGGATGTGGCCCATCACTACGTGCACATGGCGACCAGTGCTGCACAGGTCCGGCAACTGGTGGACCGCGCCATACGGATCGCCCTCGCCGAGCGCACCGTCACCTGCGTCATCCTTCCCAGCGATATCCAGGAGGAGGACGAGGTAGCCGCGCCGGTCCGCAAGCACGGCTCGACCTTCACCGGGCTTGGTTTTTCACGGCCGGAGGTGCTCCCCCTACGCGACGAGCTGCAGCGGGCGGCGGCAGTTCTTAACGCGGGAAAGAAGGTGGCGATGCTGGTCGGTGCCGGTGCCCTCGGTGCCGGCGAGGAGGTTTCCATCGCAGCGGAGAAACTGGGCGCCGGTGTCGCCAAGGCACTCCTCGGCAAGGCGGTCCTTCCGGACGGTCTCCCTTACGTGACCGGCTCCATCGGTCTTCTAGGCACGAAGCCAAGCTGGGAAATGATGAAGGAGTGCGACACCCTGCTCATGGTCGGCAGCGGCTTTCCATATGCCGAGTTTCTTCCCAAGGAGGGGCAGGCGCGCGGGGTGCAGATCGATATCAGCCCGAGGATGCTCGGACTGCGCTACCCGATGGAGGTCAACCTGCAGGGGGACGCGAGGCTCACCCTGCGGGCGCTGATCCCGCTTCTGGAGCAGAAGCAGGACCGGTCGTGGCGTGAGGGGATCGAGAAGGACGTGGCGGAGTGGTGGGAGGTGCTTGAAGCGCGGGCGAAGCTCGCAGCGAACCCGATCAACCCGCAACTCCTCTTCTGGGAGCTCTCGGCACAGCTGCCGGACCAGGCTATCCTGACCTGCGATTCCGGCTCGGCGGCGAACTGGTACGCCCGCGATCTGAAGCTGCGCCGCGGCATGATGGCCTCGCTCTCCGGGGGGCTCGCCACCATGTGCCCCGGGGTTCCCTACGCGGTCGCCGCCAAGATGAACTATCCGGATCGTCCCGTTATCGCCATGGTCGGCGACGGCGCCATGCAGATGCAGGGGATCAACGGCATGGTGAACATCGCCAAGTACTGGAAGCAATGGAGCAACCCGAACCTTGTGATCCTGGTGCTGAACAACGGAGACTTGAACCAGGTGACCTGGGAGCAGCGGGTGATGAACGGCGACGCCAAGTTCGCGGCCTCACAGGACATCCCGCGCTTCCCATATGCAGGTTACGCCGAGATGCTCGGCCTCGACGGAATCAGGCTGGAGGACCCGGGGCAGGTGCGTGAGGCGTGGAAGACCGCACTGCGAGCGAAGCGGCCGGTGGTGATTGATGCCATGTGCGACCCGGACGTCCCCCCCCTGCCGCCGCACATCACCTTCGAGCAGGCAAAGGGATTCGTCGCCTCGCTCTTCAAAGGGGATCCGAACCTTGGTGGCATCATGAGCCAGTCCGCCAAACAGATGATGTCCAAGCTCCTGGTGAAAAACGAGAAATCATAGGCTGCAAGCACTCCTCCCCCCGGAGGGGGGAGGTTGGGAGGGGGGAAGCCGGGAACACGACGCTACGCGCCCCCTCCCTGGCCCTCCCCCTCCGGGGGAGGGGACGTCGCTTCCCGGCGAGGAGAGGTGCGCACGGCCAATGAGCCTCCCGCCGTTTCACTCTCATTGAAAACCGGGGAAACTGCGCTAGCCTCAAACTGTCGCAACCGACGAGGAGGGGCGCATGAAAATTCAGACCGAGCAGTTCCGGGTGAAACCGAAAGACCAGGTGAAGCTGGCCAAGTCCCCCACCATGGTAGATCCGTTCTACCGCTCCAAGGAGGAGTACCGCGAGCTTCTGAACGAGCAGATCGAGCGCATGAGCGCCCTGCAGGGGCTCCTCTACGCGAATAACAGCTGGTCGATCCTGCTCATCTTCCAGGCGATGGACGCGGCGGGGAAGGACAGCATGATCAAGCACGTCCTCTCGGGGATCAACCCCCAGGGATGTGAGGTCTACTCGTTCAAGCACCCGAGCGCGGAAGAGCTCGACCACGATTTTCTCTGGCGCAGCATGAGGCGTCTGCCCGAACGCGGGCGCATCGGCATCTTCAACCGCTCCTACTACGAGGAGGTGCTGATCGTCCGCGTGCACCCGGAGATCCTGGCCGGCGAAAACCTGCCTGACGCCCTGGCTGCCAGGAAAGGGATCTGGCATGACCGTTTCAGATCCATGACGGATTTGGAAGCGCACCTTACCCGCAACGGCACGCGCATCGTGAAGTTCTTCCTCCACGTCTCCAAGGATGAGCAGCGCAAGCGGTTCCTAGAGAGGATCGACAACCCGGAGAAGAACTGGAAGTTCGACCGGGGTGACATCGACGAACGCAAGCTCTGGAAGCGTTATATGGATGCCTACGAGGAGTGCCTGAACGCGACAAGCACCAAGGAATCACCCTGGTATGTCGTCCCGGCGGATGACAAGAAGAACGCGAGGCTCATCGTGGCGCAGGTGCTGCTGGACCTTTTGGAGGGACTCAAGATGAAATATCCGGAAGTGTCCCAGGAAAGACGGGATGAGTTGCAGAGGATTCGTCAGGAACTGGCAAAGGGCTGACAGCGAAGAGGCGGCTTGCGCCGCCTCGATTGAAGGTCGTACCTCGTGCTGTGTCATCGAGTAATGCCGCGGCCAGCCAACAGAGCTGCCACGAGCATCACTACGGCGACAACCAGGAACAGGTAGAAGAGCAGTTTCGCGATACCGGCCGCCGCTGTTGCAATACCACCGAAGCCGAATACCGCAGCGATGATCGCGATGATGAAGAATATCACTGCCCAACGTAGCATGACCTTTCACCTCCCCATGGTTCATTAACTTCCTTGTATAAAGTGTATCATGGGGGATTTCGGCTTTAATAGCTTGTCTTTTTTTAATACTTGGAGTTGAAAAAGACACGGCTGACAAGAGAGGGGCCGACCCATTGTGGGGTCGGCCCCGCCTTTACTTGAGCTCCATCGGTTCGTCGCAACAGGTCGCTTCGATCTCGCAGGCGGCACCGCAGGTCTTGGACTTGCAGGCCCGTGTGACGGTCAGTTCAACCTCGCAATCCTCCGTGCTGCAGACCAGGACATCACCCTCTTCCACTTTCATGGCCTTTCCTCCTTTGTTGGATAATTTTAACCAGGCCCGATTATAGCCGCTGTCTCACCGGTCGCAACCGCTCATCCCCGCTCCAGGTTTTCGATGCAACGTTCCAGGTCGATGCCGGGGCCGAGTACGCCGGCGAAGAGGTCGCCCATCCGCTCCAGGCGCCCTGGCATGGTCCGGATGGTGAACTGACCGGGGTCGAGCCCCGGCTTAACCTCCTCCCACTTGAGCGGCGCGGAGACCGGCGCGCCCGGACGGGGACGGATGCTGTAAGGGGCGGCAAGCGTCTGCCCCGGCTTATTCTGTAGGAAGTCGAGATAGACCCGTTTCTGCCGCAGTTTTGGGCTGCGTAGCAGGCTGGTGAACTCCGGGGTTTTGTGATGCGCCAGGGTTGCAACGATCTTCGCGAAGCCGCCCGCGGTGTCGTAGTCGTACTTCCCGCCAAGGGGGACGTAGATATGGATCCCGGTGGCGCCGGAGGTCTTGGGGAAGCTTGCGGCGCCCGCCTTTTCCAGCACCTCCCGCACCGCGAGCGCCGCGTCGATGACCTTTGCGAAGGGGATGTCTTCCGGGTCGAGGTCGATGACGAAATAGTCGGGATAGTCGAGCTGCTGCAGTCGCGAAAGCCATGGGTTGATCTCGATGCAGCCGAGATTCGCCATGTAGATCAGGGTCGCCTCGTCCTGGCAGATGAGGAACTTGATGTTCTTGTCGACGTGCTTCGAGAAAATCTCGCGGGTGGCGATCCAGGAGGGGGGAAGATCCCCGGTTTCCTTCTGGAAAAAGCCGGGTTCGGCGATGCCGTTGGGGGTGCGGTACAGCGATTCGGGGCGGTCGACAAGGTGCGGCAGCATGGCGTGGGCCACGGTCCGGTAGTAGGCGACGACGTCCCCCTTGGTGTATCCCTCCTGCGGCCAGAACACCTTGTCGAGGTTGGTGAGTTCGATGCGATGCCCGTCGAGCACCAGGGTCTCGTTCCGGCCGTTGCCGACGGAGTGCTCCTTCCTGCGCGAGGTGGGGCGGCTCTCCGCCGATGCGGGGGCGTCATCCGTCTTTGAGGGGGAAGGCGCGACTGTCAACGGCGCGGCGAGGGGCTCCGGTTCTGCGGCAGGCGGATGCGCAACCTCGGTCCGGACCAGTTCCCGCACCACGCTCCTCGGATCCTTGTCCTCCCTGAGGCCCAGGAAAATCGGGTGGCGCATCACGTTCTCTTCTGTCCACTCGGAAAACTCCACCTCGCAGACCAGCTCGGGCCTGACCCACGTGATCGGCATGTCGGATTTTACCGGCATTTTGAAGGGAGAAGCGGCCTGTACCAGCGGTTGCAGCAGATCGTGCATCTCCTTGAGTCCGGCGTCGTCGAACCCGCCGCCCGCAAAGCCGATGCAGACCAGCCGTTCGTCCTCGTAGACGCCGAGCACCAAGGCGCCTAACCCCTTCCTGCTGCGGCGCGGCTCGGTGAAGCCGCAGATCACCGCCTCCTGCTGCATGCGGATCTTGATTTTCAGCCAGTCTTTACTCCTGCGGCCGGTCTGGTAGGTGCTCGTCGCCCGCTTGGCGAGGATACCTTCCAGGTTGTTGCGGCGGGCGAGGTCGAAGAACTCCCTGCCGTACTCCATGAGGTGGTCGCTGTAACGGATGTCCGGTAGGTCGGGGAGCAGGGTGTGCATTCTTCCCTTGCGGGCGAGAAGCGGCTGGTCGCGCAGGTCTTCCCCGTCCAGGTAGAGGAGGTCGAAGGCGAAGAAGCAGATGTTGCCGCGCCCGGTGCGCTGGTAGTTTTGCAGCAGCTGGAACGAGGATCTGCCGCTTTCGTCCAGGGCGACCACTTCGCCGTCCAAGACGGCGTTAAGGTTTAGGGCGGCAAGGGAGCGCACCAGGGAAGGGAACTTGCGGTTGAAGGAGAGGTTGTTGCGGGAGTAGAGGAGCACGTCGGCACCGGAGAGTTCGGCGATGGTGCGGTAGCCGTCGAGCTTGATCTCAAAGAGCCAGTCCGGGTCGTCGAAGGGCTCGGCAGCCGAGGTGGCGAGCATGGGTGCAATCTGGTGCGGCATCTCGGCGGGGGGGGCGGTGCCGGGAGTGTCTGACCTGTCCGACTGGTCCGACTGGGCTGGCAGAGCAGCCTGGGTATGCTGGGCCGCCCGCTCTGCCTCAAAGCTGCCGACGCGGAGCGCGGGCGCCCTCCCGGCGCGCAGGTCCTCGATGGTCACGTTGCTCACCACGGAGCGCTCCTGCAGGGTCACATCTTCGGTGCTTGCGAAGCGGTCGTTTTTCTTGATCAACAGCCAGGAGTTCCCCTTCTCCCCCTTGATCCGTACCAGAGCAAACTCACCGCTCACCTTTTCGCCGCGCAGGATGAACTTCAGGTCCCCTTTCCGCAGCCCCTCCCGCAGAAGCTCGAGGCTCCGCTCCCGCTCCTCGGAGGCAGCAGCGTGGAAGGTCCCGGTGTCCCAGATGATCACCTCCCCGGCGCCGTAATTGCCCTTCGGGATGACGCCTTCGAAATCGCCGTACTCGTAGGGGTGATCCTCGACCATCATGGCGAGCCTTTTCACCGACGGGTCCAGGGACGGTCCCTTCGGAATCGCCCAGCTCTTCAGCACCCCGTCGATCTCGAGGCGGAAATCGTAGTGCAGGTGCGAGGCCGCATGCTTGTGGATCACGAAGCGCAGCGCGTTCGAACCCTTCCCGCCCTGGCCCGACGGCTCGGGCGTCTTCCCCAGGTCCCGCTTGCGACGGTATTCCTCCAGCCCCATGAGAACACCTCCTTTTGCTGCACATGAGTCTATCACAGCGAAAACCTCAGGCTCGCGGGACGACTTCATCATCTGCGCATTGTAAGTGGCGGTGGGCACACGTCCCCCCGGAGGGGGGAGGGCGGGAGGGCGGGAGGGGGGAAGCACGTGGAGCCCCCTCCCTGTCCCTCCCCCTCCGGGGGCGGGGACCCTCGGCAACTTAGTTTAGAGGTATGGTCATCCGGGGAGGGATTATCGCCATTTGTCTTTGACAACGGGAGACCGGCGGTTAGATTATTAGGCGTTGTCAATTTTAAGGAAGCGAGGCCCACTGAGGCGCAGAAAGGAGAAGCAAGATGAAGGTTCAGGAAATCAAGGAAATAGCACAACGTATGGAGATCCCCTGCGGCAAGTTGAAAAAGGGCGAATTGATCCGCCTAATCCAAAGCACAGAAGGGAATATCGCGTGTTTCGATTCGGGGCAGTCGGGGCAGTGCGGCCAGCAGGGGTGCCTCTGGGCCGAAGACTGCAACTGACGCCGGGACCGTAAAGGAGGCTCCATGGACTTCGACTACACAAAGTACCGCTACCTCCCCGAGTGCAAGGACGGCTGCGGTGCGATAACCGACTGGCTTGAGAGCAGGGAAATGGCCCGCGAGGCGGGAGAAAATCATGGCAGATCCACAGGGCACAACTGGGTCCTGCGCGAAAAGATGAAGGAGGAATAGGGGCTGCAGTCCATGCTATCAGCGCTTCATGCTGCCTGCAGGAGGGAAAACAGTGCGGACAACCAAAATCTATCCGGAGGTAACAGCATGAACAGGGACGACATTCTCGATCAATTGGAAAAACTGATCCAGCTCGACGTCGACGCAACCCATGCGTACGATCAGGCGATCAAGAACGTTAACGAGCCGATCATCAAGGACAAGCTGATCCAGTTCCAGGCCGACCACAGAAAGCACATCGACCTTCTCTCGGCGAAGATGTTGGAACTGGGAGGGACGCCGCCGGAGCTCAGTTCGGACTTCAAAGGTTTCCTGATCTCCGGCTTCACCGCTCTCAGGAGTCTGACCGGGACGAAGGGTGCCCTTGAGGCAATGGAGAGCAACGAGCGGCTCACCACAAGCCGCTACGAGGAGGCGTCGAAACTGGATCTTCCCGTCGATATTTCCGCCATCGTGCGCGCCAACTACGCCGACGAACAGCGCCATCTCTCCTTCATCCGCGAGGCGCTCCCGACGGTGCGCAAGTAATCCGGGGGAGGTTTCTAACAGCGTCAGTGCGGTTCAAAGCCCGCGCGGTTCACCGATGAAAAGGGAGCCCGGGTCCGGCAGGATTCGGGCTCCCTTTGTTAATGAAAAACAAAATGTTAGCGGCCTAACACTCCCTGGAACTGCGTCATTTCGACGTGTTGACACGGGGGGGCTCTCATGTATCGTTGATGAGGTTTTGCGCCGATGCGTAAGGCCCATGGCGGGGACGTCACGGGCCGGGAGGTGGCGTATGGTTGCGAGCGGTTGGCGGATGGAATCAGGTGCCACGGTGTTGGAGGAAGGCGTTCAGTTCCGGCTCTGGGCCCCGAAGTCGAAGGCGGCGAGCGTTCTTATCCTGTCAGGGAAGGCGGCAGGGACGGTGCCGATGCAGCCCGAGGGAAAGGGGTATTACTCGGTGTCCGTTCCGGGCGTGATGGACGGCGACCGCTACCTTTTTCAACTGGAATCGGGCAAGACCTACCCCGACCCGTTCTCGCGTCACCAGCCCGACGGGGTGCACGAGTCGTCCCAGGTGGTGGACCCGGGGCTCTTCACCTGGACGGATGAGGGGTGGCAGGGGATCCCACTGGTGGATTACCGGATCTACGAGATCCACGTCGGCACCTTCACCAGGGAGGGGAATTTCGAGGCGGTCATCGAGCACCTCGACTACCTGGTGGAACTGGGGGTCTCGGCAATCGAGATCATGCCGGTTTCTCAGTGCCCCGGAACGCGCAACTGGGGCTATGACGGGGTGTACCACTTCGCCCCCCAGCACAGCTACGGCGGGCCCGACGGCCTCAGACGCCTCGTGAACGCCTGCCACAGAAAGGGGCTCGCCGTCCTCCTGGACGTGGTCTACAACCACTTCGGACCGGAGGGGTGCTACCTGGACGAGTTCGGCCCCTACTTTACCGACAAGTACCGCACTCCCTGGGGGCGTGCCATTAACCTGGATGGCGCCGACAGCGACCCCGTGCTCGAGTATTTCCTCTCCAACGCGGGTTACTGGATCACCGAGTTCCACTTCGACGGGCTGCGCCTGGACGCGGTGGACTGGATCTTCGACCAGACGCCGAAGCCGCTTTTAAGGCGTTTGGCCGACGAGGTGCACCGGCACCGGGAGCGTCTTGGGCGCCGGATCTACCTCTTCGCAGAGAACGACACCAACGACGTCCGCCTGATCAACTCCCCCGACAAGTGCGGCTTCGGCCTTGACGCCCAGTGGTGCGACAACTTCCACCACGCCCTGCGCGCCCTGCTGACCGGAGAAACCACCGGTTACTACGAGGACTTCGGGCAGTTCGCGCAGTTGCAGAAGGCCTTCAGCGAGGCGTTCGTCTACACCGGCGAGTACTCCCGCTACCGCAGGCGGCGCCACGGCGGCCCGACCGAGCGGCATCCCGGTTTCCAGTTCGTCGTCTTTTCCCAGAACCACGACCAGGTCGGCAACCGCAAGTGCGGTGACCGGCTGAGCGCCACCCTTCCCCTGAACCAGCTCCTCCTCGCTGCATCGGCCGTCATCCTTTCCCCTTACCTGCCGCTTCTATTCATGGGGGAGGAATACGGCGAGCGCGCGCCGTTCCACTACTTCATCGACCATAGCGACCCGGAGCTCGTCGACATGGTGCGCAAAGGGAAACACGAGGAGCACGCATCCGGCGTCTGTGAAGGGGAGATCCCGGACCCGGCGGCGGAGGAGACCTTTCTGGAGTCGAAGGTGAGCGTGGGGACTCCGAAAGAAGGAGAGCAGGCGGTCATCCTTGCCTTCTACAAGAAGCTCTTCTCCCTGCGCAGCTCGCTTCCGGCCCTGCGGGTCTTCCAGCGCGACGCCATGGAGGTTTCCGGGCTGCCCGAGCAGAAGGTGCTCTTTTTGAGGAGATGGACCGACGGGGAGGCAGCCATCTGCCTGTTCAGCTTCAGCAACATCCAGCAGGAGGTCCCGCTTGCCCTTCTCCGGGGGAGCTGGGAGCGGGTGCTCGATTCCTCGGCCGCGGAGTGGCGCGGCCCGGGTGAGGAAGCACCGGAAAGGATAGAGGCGGGTAACGGAGGACATCAGGAGACAGTGAGGATCAACCCCTTCAGCGTTGTCGTGTACAGCGCGAAGCTTTGAGGAGGAAGTCATGGCGCAGGAGAACGATACCCAGCGTTACGTGTGCATTCACGGTCACTTCTACCAGCCTCCCAGGGAGAACCCGTGGCTCGAGGCTGTAGAGATACAAGATTCCGCTTTCCCATATCACGACTGGAACGAGCGCATCACCGCCGAGTGTTACGCGTCGAACTCGGCTTCCCGCGTCCTGGATGGCGACAGCCGGGTCATGGACATCTCCAGCAACTACGCGAAGATCAGCTTCAACTTCGGCCCCACGGTCCTCTCCTGGATGGAGCAGGCGGCCCCCAGGATCTATCAGGCGATCCTCGACGCGGACAAGCAGAGCATAGAGTGGCGCTCCGGTCACGGCTCGGCGATCGCTCAGGTCTACAACCACATGATCATGCCGCTGGCCAACGCGCGGGACAAGCGGACCCAGATCGTATGGGGCATTGCCGACTTCGAGAAGCGCTTCCAGCGCTTCCCGGAAGGGATGTGGCTCGCCGAGACCGCGGTGGACCTCGAGACGCTCGACATCCTCGCCGAACAGGGGATCAAGTACACCATCCTCGCGCCGCACCAGGCCGCGGCTTATCGCGCCATCGGCGAGGAGGAGTGGCTCGAGGCGGAGATCGACCCGACCCGCTGCTACCTCTGCAACCTCCCATCCGGTCGCTCCATCAACCTCTTCTTCTACGACGGCCCCATTTCCCGTGCCGTAGCCTTCGAAAAACTCCTCGAGAGCGGAGAGGCGCTCGCCGGCAGGCTGGTCGGTGGTTTCAACGACGAGCGCGGCTGGTCCCAGCTCATGCACATCGCGACGGACGGGGAGACCTACGGTCATCACCAGAAGTTCGGCGACATGGCGCTTGCCGCCTGCCTGAACCACATCGAGAGCAATAACCTGGCGCGGCTCACCAACTACGGTGAATACCTGGAGCTTTGCCCCCCGGACACCGAGGTGAGAATCCACGAGCGCACCTCCTGGAGCTGCGCGCACGGGGTGGAACGCTGGAATAGCGATTGCGGTTGCTCCGGCGGCGTACCCGGGTGGAACCAGCAGTGGCGCCAGCCGCTGCGCGCCTCTCTCGACTGGCTGCGGGACCGGCTGGCGAAGGGCTTCGAACAGAAAGGGCGCGAGCTCTTCAAGAACCCATGGCGGGTGCGCGACGCGTACGTCGAGGTGATCCTGAATCGCGGCATGGAGGTGGCGGAGCAGTTCCTTTCCCGACACGCCTTACGCGAACTCACGGCGGAGGAGAAGATCCGGGCCCTCAAGCTTCTGGAGATGCAGCGGCACGCCATGCTCATGTACACGAGCTGCGGCTGGTTCTTCGACGAACTCTCCGGGCTTGAGACCGTTCAGGTGATCGACTACGCGAGCCGGGCGTTGCAGCTTTCCGAGGGGGTGGTCGATGGGCCGGTGGAGAAGGGGTTTCTCGAGCGGCTCAAGGAGGCGAAGAGCAACATACCGGACTACCAGGACGGACTCTGGATCTACCGCAACTTCGTGCTCCCGATACGGCTCGACCTAGTGAAGGTGGGTGCTCACTACGCGTTCAGCTCCCTCTATGAGGATTACGAGGAGCATTCCCAGATCTACTGCTACGCCATCGCGAGGGAGGAATACCACAAGGTGGCGAATCCCGATGCGGTCATCGCCATGGGGCGCATTCACGTCGCGAGCGAGATCACCGAGGAGAAGAGCTGTCTCACCTTCTGCGTCGTGCGCATCGGGAGCCATGACTTCAAGGGTGGGGTGATGGAGGTCTGCGACCAGGGTGGATACGCCGCCATGCGCGAGGAGATGAGCGCCGCCTTCGACAAGGGGCTGTACTCGGACCTGGTGCTCCTTATGGACAAGCACTTCGGCACGCACAGCTTCTCCCTTCTGAACCTCTTCAGTGACGAGCAGCGCAAGATCATCGGTCAGATCATCAAACAGAACCTCGAGGAGAGCATCGCAAGCTATCAGGAGATGTACGAACATATCCGTCCCCTGATGGAGTTCGTGAAGGAGACCCGCGTGCCGGTGCCGCACGTCTTCATGGCCGTGGCCCAGCCGGCGCTGAACGAGGCGCTCAAGCACGCCATGAGCGAGGAGGACGTCGACGAGGAGGCCGTGCGGCGCATTGTGGGCCAGATCAGGACCTGGGGGGTAGGGATCGAGGAGCCCGAGACCGAATACTACATGCGGCGTCATCTGGAGAAGCTCTCCGCCCAGTTGGTCCAGGACCCGACCGACGTGAAAGTGATCGGAAGGATGCAGAAGTACATGGATCTGCTGAACGAGATCCCGATCAACCTGGTGCTGTGGCAGATGCAGAACGACTACTACACGCTGGCCAAGACCGTTTATCCCGAGTTCCTCGAGCGCTCCGGCCAGGGCGAGGAAGGAGCAAGCCAGTGGCTCGAAGCCTTCCAAAGGCTCGGGGACACCTTGCGCTTCAACACAGGAGCGGTGCTGCCGCAAGGATAGACGGGGGAGAGCATGGACCAGCACCTGCCGCAGGCCCGCATACCAAGTGCCACTTACCGGCTGCAATTCAACGCCGGGTTCACCTTCGCCGACGCCGAAAGGATCGTCGGCTACCTGCACGACCTAGGCGTCAGCGACGTGTACGCCTCCTCCTACCTAGCCGCGAAGGAGGGGAGCGTACACGGCTACGACGTCGTGAACCAGACCATCTTCAATAAGGAGCTCGGCGACGAGGGAAACTACCAGGCCTTTGTCGACGAGCTCTCCCGCCATGACATGGGGCACATCCTCGACTTCGTCCCGAACCACATGTGCATCGAAAGCAGCGACAACGTCTGGTGGATGGACGTGCTCGAGAACGGGATGAGTTCGCTCTGCGCCCACTTTTTCGACATCGACTGGGAGCCGGTGAAAAAGGAGCTGACCGGGAAGGTGCTGCTACCCCTTCTTGGTGACCAGTACGGCCGGGTGCTTGAGGGGGGAGGGCTGCAGCTTCTCTTCCGCGACGGCGCCTTCTTCGTCCAGTGCAACGCGCTGCAGATCCCGGTGGAACCGCGCAGTTACCTGTTGATCCTGCAGCACCGGCTGGACGCGCTGAAGGAAAAGCTCCCCCCGGAGGCCGGGCCGCTCCAGGAACTGCTCAGCATCGAGACCGCCCTTCAGCACCTACCCCTTCCCACCGAGCAGGACCCGGAGAAGATGAACGAGCGGCACCGCGAGAAGGAGATCATCAAGAAGAGGCTCTCCCAGCTCTGTCTGGACTCCCCCGAGGTGGCTGAGTTAATTGCGGAAAACGTGGGCATCTTCAACGGGATCAAAGGGGACGCCAATTCCTTTGATCTGCTGGACCGGCTGCTGCGGGACCAGGTGTACCGCCTCTCCTACTGGCGCGTCGCCACCGAGGAGATCAACTACCGGCGCTTTTTCGACATCAACGCCCTCGCCGCGATCCGGATGGAGGACCAGGCCGTCTACGACCTGACCCACACCCTGCTGTTCCGGCTGATCCGGGAGGGGAAGGTTACCGGGGTTAGGATCGATCACGTGGACGGGCTTTACGACCCGGTCGCCTACCTGCAGCACCTGCAGAAAAGCGCCTGGATGAATCTTAAGGAAAGAAGCGAGGGGGCCCCGCCCGAGGAGGGTGCCGAAGCGATCCGGGAGGAGTGGGCGCGGCAGTACGACGAGGTGCTGGAGAGGGACCCGGGCTACAAGCCTTTTTACGCCGTGGTGGAAAAGATCCTCATGAAGGGGGAGCTCCTCCCCGAGCAGTGGCCGGTCTGCGGTACCACCGGCTACGAGTTCCTGAACAGCGTGAACGGCCTCTTCGTGGCGAGCGACGTCGCGAAGCAGTTCGACTGTATCTACGACCGCTTCGTGAAGCACGAGTCCGATTTCACCGAGATCGTCTACGAGAAGAAGAAGCTGGTGATGCAGGTCTCCCTCTCCGGCGAGGTGAACATGCTGGCGCACCAGTTGAACAACATCGCCGAGGAGGACCGTCTCACCCGCGATTTCACCCTGAACAGCCTGGCCCGCGCCATAAGCGAGGTGATCGCCTGCTTCCCGGTGTACCGCACCTACGCCAACTCCGCCTCGGTGCGCGACCGCGACGTGCAGTACATCGACGCGGCGGTCTCCAAGGCGAAGCGTCGTAACCCCGCCATCAGCGGGTCGGTCTTCGATTTCCTGCGCGACGTGCTCCTTTTGAGATCCCCCGAGCGCGCAAGCGAAGAGAGCCGCCGCGACTGGCTTTACTTCGCCATGCGCTTCCAGCAGATCACCGGGCCGGTGATGGCCAAGGGGCTCGAGGATACCGCCTTCTACGTCTACCACCGTCTCATTTCCCTGAACGACGTCGGCGGCATGCCGGGGCGCTTCGGCACCACGCTCGA is a genomic window of Geomonas ferrireducens containing:
- a CDS encoding SAP domain-containing protein, which translates into the protein MKVQEIKEIAQRMEIPCGKLKKGELIRLIQSTEGNIACFDSGQSGQCGQQGCLWAEDCN
- a CDS encoding DUF1328 family protein; its protein translation is MLRWAVIFFIIAIIAAVFGFGGIATAAAGIAKLLFYLFLVVAVVMLVAALLAGRGITR
- the ligD gene encoding DNA ligase D — translated: MGLEEYRRKRDLGKTPEPSGQGGKGSNALRFVIHKHAASHLHYDFRLEIDGVLKSWAIPKGPSLDPSVKRLAMMVEDHPYEYGDFEGVIPKGNYGAGEVIIWDTGTFHAAASEERERSLELLREGLRKGDLKFILRGEKVSGEFALVRIKGEKGNSWLLIKKNDRFASTEDVTLQERSVVSNVTIEDLRAGRAPALRVGSFEAERAAQHTQAALPAQSDQSDRSDTPGTAPPAEMPHQIAPMLATSAAEPFDDPDWLFEIKLDGYRTIAELSGADVLLYSRNNLSFNRKFPSLVRSLAALNLNAVLDGEVVALDESGRSSFQLLQNYQRTGRGNICFFAFDLLYLDGEDLRDQPLLARKGRMHTLLPDLPDIRYSDHLMEYGREFFDLARRNNLEGILAKRATSTYQTGRRSKDWLKIKIRMQQEAVICGFTEPRRSRKGLGALVLGVYEDERLVCIGFAGGGFDDAGLKEMHDLLQPLVQAASPFKMPVKSDMPITWVRPELVCEVEFSEWTEENVMRHPIFLGLREDKDPRSVVRELVRTEVAHPPAAEPEPLAAPLTVAPSPSKTDDAPASAESRPTSRRKEHSVGNGRNETLVLDGHRIELTNLDKVFWPQEGYTKGDVVAYYRTVAHAMLPHLVDRPESLYRTPNGIAEPGFFQKETGDLPPSWIATREIFSKHVDKNIKFLICQDEATLIYMANLGCIEINPWLSRLQQLDYPDYFVIDLDPEDIPFAKVIDAALAVREVLEKAGAASFPKTSGATGIHIYVPLGGKYDYDTAGGFAKIVATLAHHKTPEFTSLLRSPKLRQKRVYLDFLQNKPGQTLAAPYSIRPRPGAPVSAPLKWEEVKPGLDPGQFTIRTMPGRLERMGDLFAGVLGPGIDLERCIENLERG
- a CDS encoding ADP-polyphosphate phosphotransferase is translated as MKIQTEQFRVKPKDQVKLAKSPTMVDPFYRSKEEYRELLNEQIERMSALQGLLYANNSWSILLIFQAMDAAGKDSMIKHVLSGINPQGCEVYSFKHPSAEELDHDFLWRSMRRLPERGRIGIFNRSYYEEVLIVRVHPEILAGENLPDALAARKGIWHDRFRSMTDLEAHLTRNGTRIVKFFLHVSKDEQRKRFLERIDNPEKNWKFDRGDIDERKLWKRYMDAYEECLNATSTKESPWYVVPADDKKNARLIVAQVLLDLLEGLKMKYPEVSQERRDELQRIRQELAKG
- a CDS encoding ferritin-like domain-containing protein; amino-acid sequence: MNRDDILDQLEKLIQLDVDATHAYDQAIKNVNEPIIKDKLIQFQADHRKHIDLLSAKMLELGGTPPELSSDFKGFLISGFTALRSLTGTKGALEAMESNERLTTSRYEEASKLDLPVDISAIVRANYADEQRHLSFIREALPTVRK
- a CDS encoding thiamine pyrophosphate-requiring protein, which translates into the protein MATASDYLVQRLYDWGVRRVYGYPGDGINGVMGALNREQEKVSFIQTRHEEEAAFMACAHAKFTGEVGVCIATSGPGAIHLLNGLYDAKLDHQPVVAIVGQQATTAMGADYQQEVDLLSLFKDVAHHYVHMATSAAQVRQLVDRAIRIALAERTVTCVILPSDIQEEDEVAAPVRKHGSTFTGLGFSRPEVLPLRDELQRAAAVLNAGKKVAMLVGAGALGAGEEVSIAAEKLGAGVAKALLGKAVLPDGLPYVTGSIGLLGTKPSWEMMKECDTLLMVGSGFPYAEFLPKEGQARGVQIDISPRMLGLRYPMEVNLQGDARLTLRALIPLLEQKQDRSWREGIEKDVAEWWEVLEARAKLAANPINPQLLFWELSAQLPDQAILTCDSGSAANWYARDLKLRRGMMASLSGGLATMCPGVPYAVAAKMNYPDRPVIAMVGDGAMQMQGINGMVNIAKYWKQWSNPNLVILVLNNGDLNQVTWEQRVMNGDAKFAASQDIPRFPYAGYAEMLGLDGIRLEDPGQVREAWKTALRAKRPVVIDAMCDPDVPPLPPHITFEQAKGFVASLFKGDPNLGGIMSQSAKQMMSKLLVKNEKS